A window from Melitaea cinxia chromosome 5, ilMelCinx1.1, whole genome shotgun sequence encodes these proteins:
- the LOC123653862 gene encoding kynurenine 3-monooxygenase, whose product MALQNGNSKKLDVAVVGGGLVIQAVLWFYCILLQVGSLEAIYLAKRGHHVSLYEYREDLRKTPHVRGRSINLALSVRGRKALKGVGVEDHMVNEHGIPMRARMIHRPDGTTYPIPYDARTNQCIYSVGRNYLNNVLLKESENYDNVKKYFNHKLLKANLQNGTLTFLKTDTKETVDVTADLIIGADGAFSAVRKEMMKQPLFDFSQQYIEHGYLELCIPASEDGGFLMPPNYLHIWPRGTFMMIALPNQDCSWTVTLFMPFKNFKEIDTEEKLLSFFKQYFPDSIPLIGEKKLIEDYFGGAPSPLVAVKCRPYNVNDKALIIGDAAHAVVPFYGQGMNAGFEDCSILDELFQKHHDNVPSIFKEFSETRWKDCFAISDLAMYNYIEMRDLVTRPSYRIRKAMDDFLFWLMPDFWVPLYNSVTFTTMPYSQCVKNREWQNKVLVFAVVFIFLFVSIIYHYSR is encoded by the exons atggCGTTGCAAAATGGGAATTCAAAAAAATTGGACGTCGCTGTTGTTGGGGGAGGCTTGGTGA TACAAGCAGTCTTGTGGTTTTACTGTATATTGTTACAGGTCGGATCTCTTGAAGCCATATATTTAGCTAAAAGGGGACACCATGTCTCCCTCTACGAGTATCGTGAAG ATTTAAGAAAAACTCCACACGTTCGGGGTCGTTCCATTAACTTGGCACTGTCGGTGCGCGGCCGCAAGGCTTTAAAAGGTGTAGGTGTTGAAGACCATATGGTTAACGAACATGGAATTCCTATGAGGGCCAGAATGATACATCGACCAGATGGCACCACGTACCCAATTCCTTACGATGCGAGAACTAATCAG TGCATTTATTCTGTGGgaagaaattatttaaacaatgtaCTATTAAAAG aaTCGGAAAATTATGATaacgtgaaaaaatattttaatcacaaaTTACTAAAAGCTAATTTACAAAATGGTACGCtgacatttttgaa AACTGATACAAAAGAGACAGTGGATGTAACTGCAGATTTGATAATAGGAGCCGATGGTGCATTTTCAGCAGTACGCAAGGAAATGATGAAACAGCCACTCTTCGATTTCAGCCAACAGTACATAGAGCATGGCTATTTGGAGTTGTGTATACCAGCATCTGAAGACGGTGGA TTTCTGATGCCGCCTAATTATTTGCACATCTGGCCACGAGGTACTTTCATGATGATCGCTTTGCCGAATCAAGATTGTTCTTGGACAGTTACATTATTCATGCCATTTAAGAACTTTAAGGAAATAGATACTGAAGAGAAACTTCTTAGCTTCTTTAAGCAGTACTTCCCTGATTCTATACCATTGATCGGggaaaagaaattaattgaaGACTATTTCGGAGGGGCTCCATCTCCACTTGTTGCTGTTAAG tgCCGTCCGTACAATGTTAACGACAAGGCTCTAATAATAGGCGATGCAGCACACGCTGTGGTACCTTTTTATGGTCAAGGTATGAACGCTGGCTTCGAAGATTGCTCCATCTTAGACGAACTTTTCCAGAAACATCACGATAATGTGCCAAGCATTTTTAAAGAGTTTTCTGAAACTAGATGGAAGGATTGCTTCGCGATTAGTGACTTGGCAATGTACAATTACATAGAG atGCGTGACCTGGTGACTCGGCCTTCATATCGTATTCGAAAGGCTATGGATGATTTCCTATTTTGGTTGATGCCCGATTTTTGGGTCCCTTTATACAATTCTGTTACCTTTACAACAATGCCATACAGTCAGTGTGTGAAAAATCGCGAATGGCAGAACAAG GTGCTCGTCTTCGCAGtcgtgtttatatttttattcgtttcaattatttatcattattctAGATAA